A region of the Gammaproteobacteria bacterium genome:
CGCTTCATCCACCATGGCATTGCCACCATATTTGATGACAATTGTTTTGCCAACAAAGCGTTTGATATAAGGTAAAGCTTCGGTAAGAACCTGAGCAACATTCATGGCTGATGATGAGTCCAAGGGCATATTTTTCTCGTGAATTTAATGAATTAAAAAGGCAGTGATAAACGACTATCAAGTGACAACATGAGCGTTCTGAATTGGTTCTGTATTCGAGTTAAAGCGTGCTCTGTTTCCGCTTCAAAGCGTAATGTGAGTGACGACGTGGTATTGGATGCTCTGACTAATCCCCAGCCATCAGAAAAGTTGACTCTTAAACCATCAAGTGTGATGAGCTCGGCATCACCAAAATCGGCAACTTTTAATAAACGTGTCATGTATCGGTGTGGCATGCCTTCAGGCATTGGAATTTGAAACTCTGGGGTACAGATTGCATTTGGAAGTGTTGCAAATATTTCGTTTGCAGATTGATCCACTGAAGATAATATTTCTAATAAACGTGCACCGGCGTAAAGGCCATCATCAAAGCCATACCAGCGATCTTTGAAAAAAATATGTCCACTCATTTCACCAGCAATGGGCGCACGAACTTTTTTAAGTTGTGCTTTTATCATTGAATGGCCTGTACGGCACATCAGTGGTTTTCCACCCGCATCTTCAATAAGCTTTTTTAAGTGGTGTGAACATTTAATGTCATACATCACTGTGCTGCCAGGGTGGCGTGATAAAATTTCTTTAGCAAACAACATTAATAGGCGGTCAGGCCAGATGATTTCTCCTGTTGCTGTAACCACACCAAGGCGGTCGCCATCACCATCAAATGCCAACCCTAAATCAGCGTGGCCTGTTTTGACCGCATCAATAAGATC
Encoded here:
- a CDS encoding phosphomannomutase/phosphoglucomutase translates to MIAPEIFKAYDIRGIVDQTLNVESVYAIGRAIGSEAHARGQKRIVVGRDGRLSGSDFTDALIRGLMATGRDIINIGMVPTPVVYFASYYLETGSAVMVTGSHNPPEYNGFKIVLADETLSGEAIQFLRIRIETENFHIGSGSRSETDISHHYIKRISSDINLKRPLKIVVDAGNGVAGKIAQQLYRDLGCEVEALHCTIDGNFPNHHPNPSQPETLSDLIDAVKTGHADLGLAFDGDGDRLGVVTATGEIIWPDRLLMLFAKEILSRHPGSTVMYDIKCSHHLKKLIEDAGGKPLMCRTGHSMIKAQLKKVRAPIAGEMSGHIFFKDRWYGFDDGLYAGARLLEILSSVDQSANEIFATLPNAICTPEFQIPMPEGMPHRYMTRLLKVADFGDAELITLDGLRVNFSDGWGLVRASNTTSSLTLRFEAETEHALTRIQNQFRTLMLSLDSRLSLPF